From a region of the Plodia interpunctella isolate USDA-ARS_2022_Savannah chromosome 13, ilPloInte3.2, whole genome shotgun sequence genome:
- the LOC128674777 gene encoding ras-related protein M-Ras-like isoform X1 produces the protein MTRPGPPNENLPTVKLVVVGDGGVGKSAITIQFFQKLFVTDYDPTIEDSYIQHTEVDGQWCILDVLDTAGQEEFSAMREQYMRKGDGFLLVYSVTDKQSFENIRHFHTQILRVKDRESYPMLVAANKVDLVHVRAVSEDAGRELARALAAPYIETSAKEPPLNIDAAFHELVRIIRNHPQQEDKQRRRRKFGRCALL, from the exons ATGACGAGGCCAGGCCCACCCAATGAAAACTTGCCCACT GTAAAGCTAGTGGTAGTGGGCGATGGCGGCGTGGGCAAGAGCGCCATCACTATCCAGTTCTTCCAGAAGCTGTTTGTGACGGACTATGATCCCACCATCGAGGACTCCTACATCCAGCACACCGAGGTGGACGGCCAGTGGTGCATCCTCGATG TGCTGGACACGGCGGGCCAGGAGGAGTTCAGTGCGATGCGCGAGCAGTACATGCGCAAGGGCGACGGCTTCCTGCTCGTGTACTCCGTCACCGACAAGCAGAGCTTCGAGAACATCCGGCACTTCCACACGCAGATCCTCCGCGTCAAGGAcag GGAGTCGTACCCGATGCTGGTGGCGGCGAACAAGGTGGACCTGGTGCACGTGCGCGCCGTGAGCGAGGACGCGGGACGAGAGTTGGCGCGCGCGCTGGCCGCGCCTTACATCGAGACCAGCGCCAAGGAGCCGCCGCTCAACATCGACGCTGCCTTCCATGAG CTCGTCCGCATAATCCGCAACCACCCGCAACAAGAGGACAAGCAGCGGCGCCGGCGCAAGTTCGGGAGATGCGCGCTGCTGtga
- the LOC128674777 gene encoding ras-related protein M-Ras-like isoform X2, whose amino-acid sequence MAKSIFKDCDSVKLVVVGDGGVGKSAITIQFFQKLFVTDYDPTIEDSYIQHTEVDGQWCILDVLDTAGQEEFSAMREQYMRKGDGFLLVYSVTDKQSFENIRHFHTQILRVKDRESYPMLVAANKVDLVHVRAVSEDAGRELARALAAPYIETSAKEPPLNIDAAFHELVRIIRNHPQQEDKQRRRRKFGRCALL is encoded by the exons ATGGCCAAGTCCATATTCAAAGACTGTGATAGC GTAAAGCTAGTGGTAGTGGGCGATGGCGGCGTGGGCAAGAGCGCCATCACTATCCAGTTCTTCCAGAAGCTGTTTGTGACGGACTATGATCCCACCATCGAGGACTCCTACATCCAGCACACCGAGGTGGACGGCCAGTGGTGCATCCTCGATG TGCTGGACACGGCGGGCCAGGAGGAGTTCAGTGCGATGCGCGAGCAGTACATGCGCAAGGGCGACGGCTTCCTGCTCGTGTACTCCGTCACCGACAAGCAGAGCTTCGAGAACATCCGGCACTTCCACACGCAGATCCTCCGCGTCAAGGAcag GGAGTCGTACCCGATGCTGGTGGCGGCGAACAAGGTGGACCTGGTGCACGTGCGCGCCGTGAGCGAGGACGCGGGACGAGAGTTGGCGCGCGCGCTGGCCGCGCCTTACATCGAGACCAGCGCCAAGGAGCCGCCGCTCAACATCGACGCTGCCTTCCATGAG CTCGTCCGCATAATCCGCAACCACCCGCAACAAGAGGACAAGCAGCGGCGCCGGCGCAAGTTCGGGAGATGCGCGCTGCTGtga